The following proteins come from a genomic window of Vallitaleaceae bacterium 9-2:
- a CDS encoding sensor histidine kinase, which produces MLKIIPKGMQLLKSFSIQQRLLLLFSIQILIPLLFMGTMLYRTSRNIIQNKSIDYTQDLLTMVELRLNDFSNNVKVASQDMLYDRVIYNILAEDASNQGENNGADITQYEEINSVNNILRKACLSREEIQSIALISNHQTYYTYDSNIGRASIEQLLPYEKMKAVALEAGGEAVWFLDLDAKGEVKNLYVTRSIYDISNYQEIGLMAILIRREALERVYGDLSTEFMQSIAVVSNTGEWITGSGVETLELQQTYTALEFKDSSHVVDDKRGILLSVKEMKEPNWRILAEISVDKLNEDLYAFRTYFIIIMIATLLILSALSIFFAMDILTPIKRLVHGMKTMQESKTHDEIIIDRQDELGYLSQCFNDMSREIDILVNRVYKEQLTRKEAEIKTLQAQINPHFLFNTLESINWMARLNHVDEISEMVTALSALMEAGIGKGEALVSLEEEISFVDSYILIMKNRYGERLDFTKSIDESLLSILVPKLLLQPLVENAIYHGVDKFRRPGKVVLIIRRTDQHIEIEVLDNGKGMTAQEMEELNANLRERNDAYLFSEKSGMGIGLVNVNRRIKLFYGAQYGIRIESVYEEYMKVVLTLPVSGIQKGVKDYV; this is translated from the coding sequence AGGCATGCAATTGTTAAAAAGCTTTTCAATTCAGCAGCGCTTATTACTTCTTTTTTCAATACAAATATTAATTCCCTTGCTGTTTATGGGCACGATGCTTTATAGAACCAGTCGTAATATCATTCAGAATAAATCCATTGATTATACCCAAGATTTGCTGACAATGGTAGAACTTCGGCTCAACGATTTTTCTAACAACGTTAAAGTTGCGTCTCAAGATATGCTTTATGACCGAGTGATTTATAATATTTTGGCAGAAGACGCTTCAAATCAAGGGGAAAATAACGGAGCCGATATAACGCAATATGAAGAAATCAATAGTGTGAATAATATTTTGCGAAAGGCTTGCCTTTCGAGGGAAGAGATTCAGTCCATCGCACTGATTTCGAATCATCAAACGTATTATACCTATGACTCTAATATTGGGCGGGCAAGCATCGAACAGCTTCTTCCCTACGAAAAGATGAAAGCAGTTGCGTTAGAAGCTGGTGGCGAAGCGGTATGGTTTTTGGATTTAGATGCTAAAGGCGAAGTGAAAAATCTATATGTGACCCGCAGTATTTATGATATCTCGAATTATCAAGAAATTGGGCTTATGGCGATTCTTATTCGACGTGAAGCCCTTGAACGAGTGTATGGAGATTTGTCAACGGAGTTCATGCAAAGTATAGCGGTGGTTTCTAATACGGGGGAATGGATTACAGGTTCTGGTGTCGAAACGTTGGAGTTGCAACAGACATATACAGCATTGGAGTTTAAAGACTCTTCCCATGTAGTTGATGATAAGCGAGGAATTTTATTGTCGGTGAAAGAAATGAAAGAACCGAATTGGCGAATTTTAGCAGAGATATCTGTGGATAAACTTAATGAGGATTTATATGCTTTTCGCACATATTTTATTATTATTATGATTGCCACACTACTTATTTTGTCGGCACTTAGCATCTTTTTTGCCATGGATATTCTCACACCGATTAAGCGCTTAGTACATGGGATGAAAACCATGCAAGAGAGTAAAACACATGATGAGATTATTATAGATCGACAAGATGAATTGGGTTATCTTAGCCAGTGCTTTAATGACATGAGTCGGGAGATTGATATTTTGGTCAATCGTGTGTATAAAGAACAACTGACACGAAAAGAGGCAGAGATTAAAACGTTACAGGCGCAAATAAATCCACATTTTCTTTTTAATACACTCGAATCGATTAACTGGATGGCTCGATTAAATCATGTTGATGAGATTAGTGAGATGGTGACCGCTCTATCGGCACTAATGGAGGCGGGAATAGGCAAAGGAGAGGCGCTAGTCAGCCTTGAAGAAGAGATTTCTTTTGTGGATAGTTATATTTTAATTATGAAAAACCGTTATGGCGAACGGCTTGATTTTACAAAATCAATTGATGAGAGCTTGTTAAGTATTCTTGTGCCTAAACTTTTGCTACAACCTTTGGTGGAAAATGCCATCTATCATGGCGTGGATAAGTTTCGTAGACCCGGTAAGGTTGTATTGATTATTCGAAGAACGGACCAACACATTGAAATCGAGGTTTTGGATAATGGAAAGGGAATGACGGCACAAGAGATGGAAGAGTTAAATGCCAATCTTCGTGAACGCAATGATGCATATTTGTTCTCGGAAAAGTCGGGAATGGGTATTGGACTTGTCAATGTGAATCGACGTATTAAACTCTTTTATGGTGCCCAATACGGGATTCGTATTGAAAGCGTATATGAAGAGTATATGAAAGTGGTGCTGACTTTGCCGGTATCGGGGATTCAAAAAGGAGTGAAAGATTATGTTTAA
- a CDS encoding response regulator: protein MFKVLIVDDEPYIRKGLANIINWKQYDCEVCSEAGDGVEGLEKMQEEQPDIIFVDINMPEINGLTMIRRAKEILPESKFIILTGYREFSYLQEAIKLGAFDYILKPSKIEEISEVLKKAVIELRYVRESEKERQKLKQNFEESIPILKEKLLFDIIHGTPLNSGELEAQLQMYGMDFSEYVVMIVQMDGEAKSQDQIYQRQLYQFGIVNTVEDIFSDRYRVNKVVLNTKEVAFIVQPLKGEGQFIQKVNAYVEDMQKLIQSCFDFSVTVAISSVGKGAKALKEKAKECYEGLSYTFYLGKSSIILYKDLDTFYKSDNPSELNQFEKKLIHGIRTGNEDKVFKILEEIRLEVEQKRNEPDQVKLFYWNLIYSINHMRVSIKLLEKEQKSQADKLTSLYHLIEKSTNVNELQELLEQVAKTIVGRINQYNMKNINVILQNAIEYINENYRLPITLNELAEHTYVSTYYLSRMFSKELGKTFIDYLNEVRIEQAKQLLVDDGFKTYEVAERVGISDAHYFSKLFKKYTALTPTEFKLQEEKKD, encoded by the coding sequence ATGTTTAAGGTGCTGATTGTTGATGATGAACCTTATATCAGAAAAGGTCTTGCCAACATAATAAACTGGAAACAATATGACTGTGAAGTCTGTTCAGAAGCAGGAGATGGTGTAGAGGGTCTGGAAAAAATGCAAGAGGAACAACCCGATATTATCTTTGTGGATATTAATATGCCTGAAATCAATGGGCTTACAATGATTCGTCGTGCAAAGGAAATACTTCCTGAAAGTAAGTTTATCATTCTGACAGGATATAGAGAGTTTTCTTATTTGCAAGAGGCGATAAAGTTGGGAGCATTTGATTATATATTAAAGCCATCTAAAATCGAAGAAATTAGCGAAGTACTAAAAAAGGCTGTCATAGAGTTAAGATATGTTCGAGAAAGCGAAAAAGAACGTCAAAAACTCAAGCAAAACTTTGAAGAAAGTATTCCAATCTTAAAAGAAAAGTTGCTGTTTGATATTATCCATGGCACGCCTTTAAATTCAGGAGAACTAGAGGCGCAGCTTCAGATGTATGGTATGGATTTTTCAGAGTACGTGGTCATGATTGTTCAGATGGATGGCGAAGCAAAAAGCCAAGACCAGATTTATCAGCGACAGCTCTATCAATTTGGTATCGTCAATACAGTCGAAGATATTTTTTCGGACAGATATCGTGTCAACAAAGTCGTCCTAAATACAAAAGAGGTAGCCTTTATTGTGCAACCATTAAAAGGTGAGGGGCAGTTTATACAAAAGGTGAATGCCTATGTGGAAGATATGCAAAAGCTGATTCAAAGTTGTTTTGACTTTTCTGTCACCGTAGCCATCAGTAGTGTCGGAAAAGGTGCGAAAGCTTTAAAGGAAAAGGCAAAAGAGTGTTATGAAGGTCTTTCGTATACTTTCTATTTAGGGAAATCGTCAATTATTCTATATAAAGACTTGGACACATTTTATAAAAGCGATAATCCGTCTGAGCTAAACCAATTTGAAAAGAAGCTGATTCATGGCATCCGAACGGGTAATGAAGATAAGGTTTTTAAAATTCTAGAAGAGATTCGCCTTGAAGTAGAACAAAAACGTAATGAACCCGATCAAGTGAAGCTTTTTTATTGGAATTTAATTTATAGCATCAACCATATGCGTGTCTCCATTAAGCTTTTAGAAAAAGAACAAAAAAGTCAGGCGGACAAACTGACATCTTTGTATCATTTGATTGAGAAAAGTACCAATGTCAATGAACTCCAAGAATTACTGGAGCAAGTGGCAAAAACAATCGTAGGGCGCATTAATCAGTACAATATGAAAAATATTAATGTCATACTACAAAATGCAATAGAATACATTAACGAGAATTATCGTTTGCCCATTACGCTAAATGAATTGGCAGAACATACGTATGTCAGTACGTATTATCTAAGTCGTATGTTTTCCAAAGAGCTCGGAAAAACATTCATTGATTATCTCAATGAGGTACGTATTGAGCAAGCAAAGCAACTTCTCGTAGATGATGGCTTTAAAACCTATGAAGTCGCAGAACGTGTAGGTATTTCAGATGCCCATTATTTCTCCAAATTGTTTAAAAAATATACTGCGCTGACACCAACAGAATTCAAGCTTCAAGAAGAAAAAAAAGACTAG
- a CDS encoding diguanylate cyclase, which yields MRVHERKKKWNRRLINFLWMALIFNIIVTMINIRLNDIDFVHTLILQVGIPITVFLICILLFEWNLKQKGVINDYLLIVGMMIIIASFMFFYDSVMSVIIILFVFPIFFAVFTMKKRLIFFAFAADMITFWGLNLLCPHFDYLLLDQITFTFLLIVAYFLGIMLTNHYQELNNELLEAVKNEKELLYKKVFMEKLAKIDLATNLYNHKTLHEYLEKIMEQFSRRPFPLHVALLDLDDFKKVNDTYGHSAGDLVIETTAQIILEHISDHDFASRYGGEEFAIVFLEKTQEECLDILEKIRASLEAQKFDEMNNEVMTLSIGLATEAGALDKDRLFNKADEYLYHSKRKGKNQITYGISCLNAE from the coding sequence ATGCGCGTTCATGAGAGGAAAAAGAAGTGGAATCGAAGGCTAATTAATTTTTTATGGATGGCTCTCATTTTTAACATTATAGTGACGATGATTAACATACGGCTTAATGACATCGACTTTGTACATACATTGATACTTCAAGTGGGAATACCGATTACAGTTTTTTTGATATGCATTCTATTGTTTGAATGGAATCTAAAGCAAAAGGGTGTCATTAATGACTATCTGTTGATAGTTGGCATGATGATCATCATTGCATCGTTTATGTTCTTTTATGATTCAGTCATGTCGGTCATAATTATTTTGTTTGTCTTTCCGATTTTCTTTGCTGTCTTCACCATGAAAAAACGCTTGATTTTCTTTGCTTTTGCTGCGGATATGATTACTTTTTGGGGACTCAATCTTTTATGCCCGCACTTTGACTATCTCTTACTGGATCAGATAACTTTTACATTTCTACTTATTGTTGCCTATTTCTTAGGTATCATGTTAACCAATCACTACCAAGAATTAAATAATGAGCTTCTAGAAGCTGTAAAAAATGAAAAAGAACTATTGTATAAAAAAGTATTTATGGAAAAATTGGCAAAAATTGATTTGGCAACGAATTTATATAATCATAAAACGTTACATGAATATTTGGAAAAAATCATGGAGCAGTTTAGTCGACGACCTTTTCCTCTACATGTAGCGCTTCTAGATTTAGATGACTTTAAAAAGGTTAATGACACCTATGGACATTCAGCTGGGGACCTAGTGATTGAAACGACAGCCCAGATCATTCTAGAACATATTAGTGATCATGACTTTGCATCACGTTATGGAGGCGAAGAGTTTGCTATTGTTTTTCTTGAAAAGACCCAGGAAGAATGTCTTGATATACTCGAAAAAATTAGAGCTTCCTTAGAAGCTCAAAAGTTTGATGAAATGAACAATGAAGTGATGACCTTAAGTATTGGTCTTGCAACGGAAGCGGGAGCTTTAGATAAAGACCGATTATTTAACAAAGCAGATGAATATCTTTATCACTCCAAGCGCAAAGGGAAAAACCAAATTACCTATGGCATAAGTTGTTTAAACGCTGAATAA
- a CDS encoding aminotransferase class I/II-fold pyridoxal phosphate-dependent enzyme, translating to MYSFKNDYSEGAHPSILNALIHTNAEQMDGYSEDRLCAQATAHLKKLLKNDAIDIHYFAGGTVTNLTAISAFLRPHEAVIAPATGHVCTHETGAIEATGHKVITVATKNGKLTAKQIEEVIHIHEDEHMVYPKLVYISNSTEIGTIYTHQELQAIRRVCDEHDLFFYMDGARLGSACMAVDNDVPFEALAYLFDAFYIGATKNGALLGEALVISRQELKAYFRYHIKQKGALLAKGRLLGIQFITLFENQLYFDLATHANTMAGKLVHGIQQCGYDFLMNSTTNQIFPILPNTIIEALKKDFDFYVWATIDQNHSAIRLVTSWATPAEAIDAFIQRLNNLCHR from the coding sequence ATGTATAGTTTTAAAAATGATTATAGTGAAGGTGCCCATCCTTCAATTCTTAATGCACTTATCCATACTAACGCTGAACAAATGGATGGATACAGCGAGGATCGACTTTGCGCCCAGGCTACAGCCCATCTAAAAAAACTTTTAAAAAATGATGCTATTGATATACACTACTTTGCAGGTGGAACGGTGACAAACCTTACGGCTATTTCTGCATTTTTGCGTCCCCACGAAGCCGTTATCGCCCCTGCAACAGGACATGTATGCACCCATGAAACCGGAGCAATCGAAGCTACCGGCCATAAGGTCATCACTGTAGCGACCAAAAACGGAAAACTCACTGCTAAACAAATCGAAGAAGTAATCCACATCCATGAAGATGAACATATGGTTTATCCAAAACTTGTGTACATCTCAAATTCTACAGAGATTGGAACGATCTACACGCATCAAGAACTTCAAGCAATTCGTAGGGTATGCGACGAACATGACTTGTTCTTTTATATGGATGGTGCCCGTCTAGGTTCAGCCTGTATGGCTGTTGATAATGATGTTCCTTTTGAGGCGCTTGCCTACCTTTTTGACGCTTTTTATATCGGTGCTACCAAAAACGGCGCTTTACTTGGTGAAGCGCTTGTTATCTCCCGTCAAGAACTCAAAGCTTATTTTCGTTATCACATTAAGCAAAAAGGCGCCCTTCTCGCCAAAGGACGCCTACTTGGTATTCAATTTATCACACTGTTTGAAAACCAGTTATATTTTGATTTAGCTACACATGCAAATACCATGGCCGGCAAACTTGTACATGGAATCCAACAGTGCGGATATGATTTTCTCATGAACTCAACTACAAACCAAATCTTTCCAATTCTTCCAAATACTATCATTGAAGCTTTAAAGAAAGATTTTGATTTTTATGTATGGGCAACTATAGATCAAAATCACTCAGCTATTCGTTTAGTCACTTCTTGGGCTACTCCCGCAGAAGCTATAGACGCCTTTATTCAGCGTTTAAACAACTTATGCCATAGGTAA
- the sulP gene encoding sulfate permease: MSKLKPKLFSVIKGYTKKNLVDDVVAGVIVAIIALPLSIALGIASGVSPEKGLITAIIAGFLISFFGGSRVQIGGPTGAFMVIVYGIVVEHGVEGLIMATIMAGVILIIFGLARFGSVIKFIPYPITTGFTTGIAVTIFSSQMNDFFGLNIEALPAEFLEKWHVYFSNIHRVDITTLGIGLLALLIIIFWPKVTKKVPGALIAIIITAAVVQFFALDVATIGTKFGNISGKIPPIQIPHFSYETMRALIAPAFTIAVLGAIESLLSAVVSDAMIGSKHRSNMELVAQGIANIGSGLFGGIPATGAIARTVANIKNGGRTPIAGMVHAITLLLIMLLFMPLAKLIPLSTLAAILIIVAYNMSEWRDFIGLFKAPKSDVLVLVLTFIITVVFDLVLAIEIGIVLAAFLFMKRMADVTNVSVNQLDASEENDHESNVMLHEFEEHFPNNLGRVQIYDINGPFFFGAVDKFLDTMRHIHADVDMLIIRMHHVPAMDATAMHALKRVIHLCNQMDIKIIIEGVNEQPEKLIEKAGFSQYLKKGSV; the protein is encoded by the coding sequence ATGTCAAAATTAAAACCAAAATTATTTTCTGTCATCAAAGGATATACGAAAAAAAATCTTGTTGATGATGTTGTTGCGGGAGTTATTGTTGCGATTATTGCCTTACCCTTATCAATAGCTCTAGGAATTGCGTCGGGTGTAAGCCCTGAAAAAGGATTGATAACTGCGATTATTGCCGGTTTTTTAATTTCCTTTTTTGGTGGGAGCCGTGTGCAAATTGGAGGACCGACAGGGGCCTTTATGGTCATTGTCTATGGGATTGTTGTAGAACATGGTGTTGAAGGATTAATTATGGCGACCATAATGGCCGGTGTAATATTAATCATTTTTGGATTAGCGCGATTTGGAAGTGTTATTAAGTTTATTCCCTATCCTATTACGACCGGTTTTACGACAGGTATTGCAGTAACAATTTTTTCCTCCCAAATGAACGATTTTTTTGGGTTAAATATTGAGGCATTGCCGGCAGAGTTTCTAGAAAAATGGCATGTTTATTTTAGCAATATACATCGTGTGGATATAACGACACTGGGTATAGGCCTTTTGGCACTACTGATTATTATCTTTTGGCCAAAAGTCACTAAAAAGGTTCCGGGAGCTTTGATTGCCATTATTATCACTGCGGCAGTCGTTCAATTTTTTGCATTGGATGTAGCGACGATTGGAACCAAGTTTGGTAATATCTCAGGAAAAATTCCACCGATTCAGATACCGCATTTTTCCTATGAGACGATGCGAGCACTTATTGCACCAGCGTTTACGATTGCAGTGCTTGGCGCTATTGAATCCCTGCTTTCAGCAGTGGTATCGGATGCAATGATTGGAAGTAAGCATCGGTCCAATATGGAACTTGTGGCACAGGGAATTGCAAACATTGGGTCTGGACTATTTGGTGGTATTCCTGCTACAGGCGCGATTGCGCGAACGGTGGCAAATATTAAAAATGGTGGACGAACACCGATTGCAGGAATGGTACATGCAATCACCTTATTGTTAATTATGCTTTTATTTATGCCGCTGGCAAAACTTATTCCGCTGTCAACACTTGCAGCGATACTCATTATTGTTGCATATAATATGAGTGAGTGGAGAGACTTTATTGGACTATTTAAAGCACCTAAAAGTGATGTATTGGTTCTTGTCCTTACCTTCATCATTACGGTAGTATTTGATTTGGTCTTAGCTATTGAAATTGGAATTGTGCTTGCTGCGTTTTTGTTTATGAAACGTATGGCAGATGTGACCAATGTCTCCGTTAATCAGCTAGATGCATCGGAGGAAAATGATCATGAGTCCAATGTGATGTTACATGAGTTTGAAGAACATTTTCCAAATAATTTGGGACGGGTTCAAATCTATGATATCAATGGACCGTTTTTCTTTGGAGCTGTTGACAAGTTTTTGGATACAATGCGCCATATCCATGCGGACGTTGACATGCTAATTATACGCATGCATCATGTACCTGCAATGGATGCGACGGCAATGCATGCACTAAAACGCGTAATACATTTATGCAATCAAATGGACATAAAAATTATTATAGAAGGAGTTAATGAGCAACCTGAAAAATTGATAGAAAAAGCTGGGTTTTCCCAATATCTAAAAAAAGGAAGTGTTTGA
- a CDS encoding DUF1576 domain-containing protein, with translation MYIKEKIYERDVHKDVVLKILAIIPSLFLIYGVAVTLFTYPNLRSFLGGFRDILLSPTVLLTDFIKVGGLGVAFIHTAIIGFMMLLLFWHYKLRINGLLIAAFFTVIGFSFFGKNWVNIPPVFLGGILYSRYQKISFKNVVLVIMFGTALSPIVSELMFSGVIPDRYNIPAGIVIGVFIGFIIVPLSSHMLRFHDGFNLYNIGFTAGIIGTVITSLLRNMDIEIQSAYILYEEQTLSLWILMIIGFVSLIVIGAHIKYNGVLEYSKILRHKGRTITDFTSLDGYGITFMNMGIMGMLSLVLVFLLGGVLNGPILAGILTIVGFSAFGKHPKNATPIVLGVIIAAMLFGADLSSTSVIIAVLFSTTIAPIAGTFGPFIGIIAGILHFILVTKVGDIHGGMNLYNNGFSGGIVAGFLVPIVDAFKKGE, from the coding sequence ATGTATATTAAAGAAAAAATATATGAAAGAGATGTTCACAAAGACGTTGTGCTTAAAATACTTGCAATCATACCAAGTCTGTTTTTGATATACGGTGTGGCAGTTACTCTCTTTACATATCCGAATCTACGAAGTTTTTTAGGTGGATTTAGAGATATTTTATTATCACCAACAGTGTTGTTAACGGATTTTATTAAAGTTGGAGGCCTTGGCGTAGCCTTTATACATACAGCGATTATTGGGTTTATGATGCTATTGCTTTTTTGGCATTATAAGTTAAGAATTAACGGCTTATTAATCGCAGCGTTTTTTACCGTAATCGGATTTTCTTTTTTTGGCAAGAACTGGGTTAATATACCTCCTGTGTTTTTAGGAGGGATTCTTTATAGTCGGTATCAAAAGATATCATTTAAAAATGTGGTTCTTGTGATTATGTTTGGTACGGCTCTCTCGCCGATTGTTAGTGAGTTAATGTTTTCTGGAGTGATTCCAGATAGGTATAATATCCCAGCAGGGATTGTTATTGGCGTATTTATCGGTTTTATTATTGTTCCCTTATCTTCCCATATGCTAAGATTTCATGATGGTTTTAATCTTTATAATATTGGCTTTACTGCAGGTATTATCGGAACCGTTATTACGAGCCTATTGCGCAATATGGACATAGAAATACAGTCGGCATATATCCTCTATGAAGAGCAGACGCTCTCACTTTGGATACTTATGATCATAGGCTTTGTTTCTTTGATTGTTATTGGTGCGCATATCAAGTATAATGGGGTTCTAGAGTATTCAAAGATTTTAAGGCATAAGGGACGAACGATTACAGATTTCACATCATTGGATGGATATGGAATTACGTTTATGAATATGGGAATTATGGGAATGCTAAGCTTAGTTCTGGTTTTCCTTTTAGGAGGCGTACTTAACGGTCCGATTCTTGCAGGCATCTTAACGATTGTAGGATTTTCTGCATTCGGAAAACATCCAAAAAACGCAACCCCAATTGTTCTAGGCGTTATTATTGCAGCGATGTTATTTGGCGCGGACTTATCATCAACCTCTGTTATTATAGCGGTTCTGTTTTCTACGACCATTGCACCCATTGCCGGTACATTTGGACCTTTTATCGGTATTATTGCCGGAATTCTTCATTTTATTCTAGTGACAAAAGTTGGGGATATTCATGGTGGGATGAATTTGTATAATAACGGATTTTCCGGAGGGATTGTTGCCGGGTTTTTAGTTCCCATTGTGGATGCGTTTAAAAAAGGAGAGTAA
- a CDS encoding NAD(P)/FAD-dependent oxidoreductase — MEDKKIKDVIVVGAGIAGTYVARELARYALDIVVLDQESDVANATTMANSAIVHAGYDAKPGTQKSRFNIEGNAMFDQVCEELDVPFKRIGSLVVGFDEEDRKTIEKMYADGMKNNIPGMSILDQGQVKALEPNISEKVQVALYAKTAGIVSPFELAIALAENGIDNGVHYELNTQVTGIDKEDTCYAVHTNRGTLYAKVIVNCAGVYADYISRMVGDQSYTIQPRKGEYYLLDKKAGKLFEHVIFQTPTAKGKGVLITPTVHGNVLVGPDSNFVGEKDDVSTEAMSLEDIRRVATKSSDKIPFHQVIRTFAGLRASSTTGDFIIGESQVAKGFVHVGGFESPGLSAAPAVATYVANLIGETLLKSAKNPEFKPRRRPVVRFAELSLQDKQKYVEKDPNYGNIICRCEQVTEAEIVDCIHRNMGATTVKGVKKRTRPGMGRCQGGFCGPRVVEILARELKCPVEAVSYNGEKAYIVTEETKKNN, encoded by the coding sequence ATGGAAGATAAGAAGATAAAGGACGTCATTGTTGTGGGGGCAGGAATTGCCGGAACGTATGTAGCAAGAGAATTGGCACGGTATGCCCTAGACATTGTGGTACTTGATCAAGAAAGCGATGTGGCTAATGCAACAACAATGGCCAATAGTGCAATTGTTCATGCCGGATATGATGCAAAGCCGGGGACACAAAAAAGTCGATTCAATATTGAAGGTAATGCAATGTTTGACCAGGTATGTGAGGAGCTGGATGTTCCGTTTAAGCGGATTGGATCTTTGGTGGTAGGGTTTGATGAAGAAGATCGAAAAACCATTGAAAAAATGTATGCGGATGGTATGAAGAATAATATACCGGGGATGTCCATACTTGATCAAGGACAAGTTAAAGCATTGGAACCCAACATCAGTGAAAAGGTTCAAGTGGCATTATATGCAAAAACGGCAGGGATTGTCTCACCGTTTGAACTGGCGATAGCTCTTGCAGAAAATGGGATTGACAATGGGGTGCACTACGAGTTAAACACTCAGGTCACAGGGATTGACAAAGAAGATACGTGTTATGCAGTGCACACAAATAGAGGAACATTATATGCAAAAGTGATTGTCAACTGTGCTGGGGTATATGCAGATTACATCAGCCGAATGGTGGGAGATCAGAGCTATACGATTCAACCAAGAAAAGGTGAATATTACTTATTGGATAAGAAAGCTGGAAAACTATTTGAACATGTTATTTTCCAGACACCAACGGCAAAAGGAAAAGGGGTGCTTATAACACCTACCGTTCATGGGAATGTTCTTGTTGGACCGGATTCGAACTTTGTTGGAGAAAAAGACGATGTCTCAACAGAGGCGATGAGCTTGGAAGATATACGCCGTGTAGCAACAAAGTCGTCAGACAAAATTCCGTTTCATCAGGTGATACGTACCTTTGCAGGTCTACGCGCATCATCAACAACCGGAGATTTTATTATTGGAGAATCTCAGGTTGCAAAGGGATTTGTCCATGTGGGTGGATTTGAGTCTCCGGGGTTATCAGCAGCTCCGGCTGTAGCAACTTATGTGGCTAATCTTATCGGTGAAACCCTTCTAAAAAGTGCGAAGAATCCTGAGTTTAAGCCTAGACGACGTCCGGTTGTTCGATTTGCAGAGTTATCGCTTCAGGATAAACAAAAATATGTAGAAAAAGACCCAAACTATGGCAATATCATTTGTCGATGTGAACAAGTGACAGAAGCAGAGATTGTTGACTGTATTCACCGTAATATGGGGGCAACAACAGTAAAAGGTGTTAAAAAAAGAACGCGTCCGGGGATGGGAAGGTGCCAAGGTGGCTTTTGCGGTCCACGTGTAGTTGAGATTTTAGCAAGAGAACTAAAGTGTCCGGTTGAAGCGGTTTCATATAATGGAGAAAAAGCATACATCGTTACAGAAGAAACAAAAAAAAACAATTGA